In Sphaerospermopsis torques-reginae ITEP-024, the genomic window CCACAAACTTCTCGCACCCATTAAGGATAAACCAACTGCTAAACCTGCACAAGCATCTTCGCTCAAAGGTTCGTAAACTTGACCTCCTGGAGCCTGATGATAGGTTTCATCTGCTGTGGGGTGAATGATTTTTAAGGCTTCATTAATATTACCAATTCCTGAAGCAGCGTTACCATCGGCGTTAGTGACGAGGAAATTTTTATCTTTATTTCCGATTATTCCTACTAACCTTCCCATTGCGGTTGTCGAAACTTTTGGTTCTCCCCCAACTGCATATTCTTCTAATGGTAATTCGCCAATTTCTGCTAAAGGTAATTCAAATTCTGTAACTACTGTTTTCGCTGCGGGTCCACCTCCGGCACGTTCCGCATTTGTGCGGACTGTTTGCCATGCTTCTACAGATAAAGCGCGTTTTTGTAAAGCTGTGACAATGTGAGGGGCGGTTAAAGTATCTTGAGGATAGAGGTTGTGAGATTTTGCCCCTAAAGCGTGAACACCCGCGCCTTTTAGTTGTTTAATGATAAATACCGTTAATGTGCCACTCATAGCGGAACGGGCAGCTTTATCAATGCCTACTAATACCGCTTTGGTAAATTCTAACCGTTTTTGGAAGGAGAAAATGGTACTATCTACGTAATCTCCTGGTTGGTTTTGGTCGTCAAATTCCTTAGCATCTACGATGATCACTTCCGCAAAACCGTTACCTTTCCAATAGGCGATCATCTCATCGGTGGTTTTTAAAGATACCATGCTATGATGCTCTTGGCTGTAACCGTTCCACACTAGGATAGGTAGGAAGTTGGTGACTTTGGGGTAAGCGGTGTTAAAATGCGCCATTGCACTCATGATGTAGGGTTCACCCAGTCCCCCATCTCCCACGGTGAAGGGGAAGAGTTTGTCACGGTGCAGGAGTGCAGCAGACATGGCGAAATGTTGCCCTTGTCCCAAAGGACCAGCAGGGGCGAGAATACCAGGAATGTAACCGGAAAGGTGTCCGATTAAACCATGTTTTTCTCGAAAGCGATCGCGTAATTGTTGTACAGTAAAAATGCCCATGTCTTCTAAGGATCTGTCTAGGAACATGGCACTATAAAAACCAGGGGCGTGGTGTCCAACTTCGGTGATAATGTTTTTATGTCCCAGCATGACCAAAGCTGCATAAGCTTCCGCTTGGCTGGCAAAACCGCCGGGATGTCCAGAAGCCTTACTACCAGTAATTTGTAGGGTGAGGTAGCGCAGGGCATCGGCAGCGAGTAGGGTTTGATAA contains:
- a CDS encoding phosphoketolase; this translates as MTTTTKASSTVPNFCEGIQYFGEALPDFETYGATPVIESGKGAIASPTDPSAAYQTLLAADALRYLTLQITGSKASGHPGGFASQAEAYAALVMLGHKNIITEVGHHAPGFYSAMFLDRSLEDMGIFTVQQLRDRFREKHGLIGHLSGYIPGILAPAGPLGQGQHFAMSAALLHRDKLFPFTVGDGGLGEPYIMSAMAHFNTAYPKVTNFLPILVWNGYSQEHHSMVSLKTTDEMIAYWKGNGFAEVIIVDAKEFDDQNQPGDYVDSTIFSFQKRLEFTKAVLVGIDKAARSAMSGTLTVFIIKQLKGAGVHALGAKSHNLYPQDTLTAPHIVTALQKRALSVEAWQTVRTNAERAGGGPAAKTVVTEFELPLAEIGELPLEEYAVGGEPKVSTTAMGRLVGIIGNKDKNFLVTNADGNAASGIGNINEALKIIHPTADETYHQAPGGQVYEPLSEDACAGLAVGLSLMGARSLWCSYESFAINGLPIWQTVTQAMAELRRKTPSTITLFTAGALEQGRNGWTHQRPEIEAYFASMMRNGNVFPVFPPDANSIQVCYDWALGTKNKGIVITASKSPLPIRTTLEQTKEGLEKGAILLHEVAGGKQVVFAVIGDMTLIPVFEAAAFLETEGIGVKIISVINPRRLYRADDTAWDTCSEPDGGFLSDAEFDNLFAGDALIGVTGGAGAMLEPIMLRSTSKRDIFAWKRGETTASAGELMAFNGLTAEALTKRAIELVH